AAATAAAATTCCTTTCCCGAGGTTTTGTTTATAATAAAGAGTCAAATAAGCTAATAAATCAAGCTAAAGAAGTAGTTAATAAAACTCTAGAAAAATCCAAAGAAAAAAATATAAATGATTTATCAGATATCAAAAAGAAAATCTACGAAAGTTTAAATAAGTATTTCTATGAAGAAACTAATCGTTCACCATTAATATTAATTGAGATAATAGAACTAGCAGAAGTTGAGGCACCCGCTTTAGTATAAGTACATCTACCGAAAATTAAAGCATAGATTGCCATGATACAAATAATTATACGGCTTGCATTGTTATCAACGCAAGCCGTATAACTTTATTTAAATACAAGTTTCGGAGTTGAATTTATAAAAGAATCATATATATAAATCCATTAATAGTCCCCTAATCTGATCAACCCTTTTTAATACCGCCAAAGCATCTGCTTGCTCTTCTAAAAATAACTCCTGTAAAGCCTCTAAATTATCATCTATTTTCTCTACAATAGTATATGTTTTCATGTTTCCTCTATCATCCCAGCTAAATGATTGCTTTGCCTTAGCAAATTCTTTATTAACAAGCCTTAAAAAATCTTTTACTCTTTTTTTGTATTCAATTAAATCTTTTTTATCAAGTGACTTCTTTAACTTCTCTCCTTGATTGTCAACTATAGCAAATAACTTATCCAACCTTTCCTTAATTTCATGATGATTAATTTCAGCTAAGCGCTCCTTAAACTGAGCCTCTTTGCTCTTTACTTTTTGTGACTCTTTATCCAAAGATATCTCTGCTCTAGTAAATGCTGAATTGCTATTTTTGTCTATTCGCATTATAACTACCACCTTTATTATAAGTATTCTATATCATGATTCATTAATTCGATTTCATAAATAGTATCAATATAATTAATAATTTTTTGAAAAGATTTTTCTATTAAAGAATAGTCGTTACTAATCATAGCAACAGCAATTACGCTTCTGCGCCAGGTATCAAGTTCTCCTACTTCCGATATAGAAATATTGTACTTGTTACTACATTTCTGAATCAGACTTTTAATAACACTACGCTTATCTTTTAAAGATTCTGCTCCTGGAATATATAATTCCAGTCTTAAACTAGCTATTTTCATTTATCTCACCCTCTACTTAATTTATAATCTAGAAGTCAGATATATGCCAAAAAAAACTCCAATAAGAATACCTAAGATAGCTGATCTTCCCTTATTGTTCAAATGTGCAGCCGGCAATAGATCATCAAAAGTAATAAATAACATTGCCCCTGCAGCAAATCCTAGCGATAGTGACAAAAAGAAATCGGATATATTTCCCAGGTATGCGCCTAAAAAAGCCCCGACCCCCATAGGTAAGCCTGCTAAAATGCTTATTAAAAGAATTTTAACACCGCTTAGCCCAGCCAGACTTAAACTAGTAGCTACAGCCATCCCTTCTGGAAAATTATGAATTCCTATTATCACAGCTAAACCAATACCTAAAGTCCTATCCGCACTATAACTAGCTCCTATAGCTAAGCCCTCAGGAATATTATGTATCGCTATTCCTAATGCCAGTAAGATTCCAGTTCTATATAATCGGTGACCGGTAATTTCTTCAGCTGAATTTTCATCAGGAAAAATATAGCCTAAGATAGCAATAATAAGAACACCCACAATCATTCCCACCAGAACTATACCTACAGCAGCATAATCAATTGCTTCAGGAATTAAATCAAAAAAAACTATTACTGTCATTAGACCAGCTGATATACCTAAAACAAAGGTTAATATTTTCTCGTCAAATTTTTTCAAAAGAACTACAATTAAACCTCCGCCACCAGTCCCTGATATACCAGCGATAAAACCTATTAAACTTATGTAGAAAAGAGATTCCATATAATCAATCCTTTTAATCTTATAATTTATTATATTTAATAAAATCAAAAATATTATAAACTACTTAATTAAATTCTAGATAATATGCTCAATCTCCTTTATTAATATAATTACAAAGAAGTATTATATCTAAAAAAATTCACGAAAACTTAAATAATGCAATAGAATATATTATTTAAAGCATAATTATGTTTAAGGAGGTAGAAAAATGTCTGATGAAAAACAAAGTCTTCCAAGACCTGGTATGCGCAGAATGAAATTAGCCCATGCTTATGTTCCTTTTCAGTATTATTCTCAAAGTTATCCACCTAGAGAAGCCTTAGATAAAGGGACTCTCTTTCCCGAACTATATATGCCATATAGACCAAGACGTAGGTAAAATATCTTGTCTTCGTTTATATTAAATTAGAAAAAAATTTTAACTTTAATAATGGAGGTGTTTTGATGTCAAGACGAAGAGATAGAATTAATGTCCGTTTATTAAGAGATATTCAGGCTTATAATTTTGCAGTACTAGAAACAATCCTTTATTTAGATACCCATCCTGAAGATCGGGCTGTGTTAGACCTTCACAATCAACTAGCAAGTGAATACC
The DNA window shown above is from Halanaerobiaceae bacterium ANBcell28 and carries:
- a CDS encoding spore coat protein CotJB; the protein is MSRRRDRINVRLLRDIQAYNFAVLETILYLDTHPEDRAVLDLHNQLASEYLRLVNIYQDKYAPIYAYFPDADFPWQWVNEPWPWEIEY
- a CDS encoding DUF503 domain-containing protein, translated to MKIASLRLELYIPGAESLKDKRSVIKSLIQKCSNKYNISISEVGELDTWRRSVIAVAMISNDYSLIEKSFQKIINYIDTIYEIELMNHDIEYL
- a CDS encoding YaaR family protein; its protein translation is MRIDKNSNSAFTRAEISLDKESQKVKSKEAQFKERLAEINHHEIKERLDKLFAIVDNQGEKLKKSLDKKDLIEYKKRVKDFLRLVNKEFAKAKQSFSWDDRGNMKTYTIVEKIDDNLEALQELFLEEQADALAVLKRVDQIRGLLMDLYI
- a CDS encoding spore coat associated protein CotJA gives rise to the protein MSDEKQSLPRPGMRRMKLAHAYVPFQYYSQSYPPREALDKGTLFPELYMPYRPRRR
- a CDS encoding ZIP family metal transporter, coding for MESLFYISLIGFIAGISGTGGGGLIVVLLKKFDEKILTFVLGISAGLMTVIVFFDLIPEAIDYAAVGIVLVGMIVGVLIIAILGYIFPDENSAEEITGHRLYRTGILLALGIAIHNIPEGLAIGASYSADRTLGIGLAVIIGIHNFPEGMAVATSLSLAGLSGVKILLISILAGLPMGVGAFLGAYLGNISDFFLSLSLGFAAGAMLFITFDDLLPAAHLNNKGRSAILGILIGVFFGIYLTSRL